In a genomic window of Cloacibacillus sp.:
- the ssnA gene encoding putative aminohydrolase SsnA, with protein sequence MMLLVGGGILVTRDPENPVIFDGCAAINGTSINSVGRTAVLREKYPTAKFIDAKGGLIMPGFINSHMHFYSAFSRGMSVPGEARHDFMGVLESLWWRLDKALTLRDCRYSALVCLVDAIKCGCTTIIDHHASPRAVRGSLREIAEAAREAGVRTSTCYEVSDRDGQHIAYEGIRENMAFLDWARDENDPMIAGKFGLHASFTVSDLTLEKCREAMDGRTEGFHVHVAEGKSDEESCRAEHGESIVRRFHDFGLTGPRSIFVHCIHTDDAEIELLSETETAVVHNPESNMGNAVGAANVPKMAARGVRLGLGTDGYLCDMLQAYKMGNALCKHSACDPASGWGELPAMLFKNNAEIAERAFPVKTGMLKEGYAADVIVLDYTPPTELNAGNINGHLLFGASSRGVVTTIANGRVLMRDRRLVDLDEEEIAAKARECAAGVWKRL encoded by the coding sequence ATGATGCTGCTGGTAGGCGGAGGCATACTTGTCACGCGCGACCCTGAGAATCCCGTCATTTTCGACGGATGCGCTGCAATCAACGGCACGTCTATAAATTCCGTCGGACGTACCGCTGTGCTGCGCGAAAAATATCCAACGGCCAAATTCATTGACGCAAAGGGCGGCCTCATAATGCCCGGCTTTATAAACAGCCACATGCATTTTTACAGCGCCTTTTCGCGCGGCATGAGCGTGCCGGGCGAGGCGCGCCACGACTTCATGGGAGTGCTTGAAAGCCTCTGGTGGCGTCTCGACAAGGCGCTTACGCTGCGCGACTGCCGCTACAGCGCGCTCGTCTGCCTCGTGGACGCGATAAAATGCGGCTGCACGACGATCATCGACCACCACGCTAGCCCGCGCGCGGTGCGCGGGAGCCTTCGCGAGATAGCGGAGGCGGCGCGCGAGGCGGGAGTGCGCACGTCGACATGTTATGAGGTCTCCGACCGCGACGGTCAGCACATCGCCTACGAAGGCATCAGGGAGAACATGGCCTTTCTGGACTGGGCGCGGGACGAGAACGACCCGATGATCGCCGGAAAGTTCGGCCTTCACGCCTCGTTTACCGTGAGCGACCTGACGCTTGAAAAATGCCGCGAGGCGATGGACGGACGCACGGAGGGCTTTCACGTCCACGTTGCTGAGGGCAAGTCCGACGAGGAAAGCTGCCGCGCGGAGCACGGTGAAAGCATTGTGCGGCGCTTCCACGACTTCGGCCTCACCGGGCCACGCTCAATATTTGTGCACTGCATCCACACGGACGACGCGGAAATCGAGCTGCTCTCCGAGACGGAGACGGCGGTGGTGCACAACCCCGAATCAAACATGGGAAACGCCGTAGGCGCGGCGAACGTCCCAAAGATGGCGGCGCGCGGCGTGAGGCTGGGCCTAGGCACTGACGGATACCTCTGCGATATGCTTCAGGCCTACAAGATGGGAAACGCGCTCTGCAAACATTCCGCCTGCGACCCCGCCTCCGGCTGGGGCGAGCTTCCCGCCATGCTCTTTAAAAATAACGCCGAGATAGCGGAACGCGCCTTCCCAGTAAAAACCGGAATGCTGAAAGAGGGATACGCGGCTGACGTCATCGTGCTGGATTACACGCCGCCCACGGAGCTGAACGCCGGAAATATAAACGGACATCTGCTCTTCGGCGCGTCGTCGCGCGGCGTAGTGACGACTATCGCAAACGGCAGAGTGCTGATGCGCGACAGGCGCCTCGTCGACCTCGACGAAGAAGAAATCGCAGCAAAGGCGCGCGAATGCGCCGCCGGAGTCTGGAAGAGATTATAA
- a CDS encoding AbrB/MazE/SpoVT family DNA-binding domain-containing protein: MQATIQKWGNSQGIRIPKHLLESAGIAADETVEISVEEEKIVITKITTVKRRKIEQIFAGYEGGYESCEIDWGAPVGKEIW; this comes from the coding sequence ATGCAGGCGACGATACAAAAATGGGGCAACAGCCAGGGCATAAGGATTCCAAAACATCTGTTGGAATCGGCGGGCATCGCCGCCGACGAGACGGTCGAAATTTCCGTTGAGGAAGAAAAAATCGTCATAACCAAGATAACCACTGTAAAGCGCAGAAAAATAGAGCAGATTTTTGCGGGCTATGAGGGCGGTTACGAGAGCTGCGAGATAGACTGGGGCGCGCCCGTGGGTAAGGAAATATGGTAG
- a CDS encoding type II toxin-antitoxin system PemK/MazF family toxin produces the protein MVEQGDLLWLEFDPQAGHEQAGHRPAVVVSNSFFNRATRMAVVCPVTNNLKQFPLHVPLDSRTKTTGAIECEHIKSLDIEARNYKFIERLPKDILNRVIEIVLSEIDEA, from the coding sequence ATGGTAGAGCAGGGAGACCTCCTCTGGCTGGAATTTGACCCGCAGGCCGGACACGAACAGGCGGGACACAGGCCCGCCGTCGTCGTCAGCAATAGTTTTTTCAACCGCGCCACAAGGATGGCCGTCGTCTGTCCCGTTACAAACAACCTAAAGCAATTTCCGCTGCACGTTCCGCTAGATTCAAGGACAAAGACCACGGGCGCCATCGAATGCGAACATATCAAATCGCTTGATATAGAGGCGAGAAACTATAAATTCATCGAGCGGCTGCCCAAAGATATTTTAAACCGCGTCATAGAGATAGTCTTGTCGGAGATAGACGAAGCATAG
- a CDS encoding RidA family protein → MSKEIVSTSNAPAAIGPYSQAVKAGGFLFLSGQIPLDPATMTVAPGCVSCQAEQALKNMSAVLASQGLTTDDVVKTTVFIKDMNDFTAVNEVYAKYFPKDAPARSCVEVARLPKDVLVEVEAIAALK, encoded by the coding sequence ATGTCTAAAGAAATCGTAAGCACGTCAAACGCTCCGGCCGCCATCGGCCCCTATTCTCAGGCGGTAAAGGCGGGAGGGTTCCTCTTCCTTTCAGGGCAGATACCGCTCGACCCGGCTACTATGACGGTAGCGCCCGGCTGCGTCTCGTGCCAGGCGGAACAGGCGCTTAAAAATATGAGCGCGGTGCTCGCAAGCCAGGGGCTCACCACGGACGACGTTGTAAAGACGACCGTCTTCATCAAGGATATGAACGATTTCACCGCTGTCAACGAAGTCTACGCGAAATATTTCCCGAAGGACGCGCCGGCGCGCTCCTGCGTCGAAGTAGCCCGCCTTCCAAAAGACGTCCTCGTCGAAGTTGAGGCTATCGCGGCTTTAAAGTAA